A part of Candidatus Electrothrix aestuarii genomic DNA contains:
- a CDS encoding TusE/DsrC/DsvC family sulfur relay protein, whose protein sequence is MATIEHNGTSYEVDEDGFLLDGSTTWDENWVDYVKGVEGINEMTDEHQKVIDSLQEYYKKNGIAPMVRILSKTTGFPLKRIYELFPSGPGKGACKMAGLPKPTGCV, encoded by the coding sequence ATGGCAACTATTGAGCACAATGGTACCAGCTACGAGGTTGATGAAGACGGCTTCCTGTTAGACGGATCCACCACCTGGGATGAAAACTGGGTTGATTACGTAAAAGGTGTAGAAGGTATCAATGAGATGACCGATGAGCATCAGAAGGTTATCGATTCTTTGCAGGAGTACTACAAAAAGAATGGTATTGCTCCCATGGTACGTATCCTTTCCAAGACCACTGGTTTCCCCTTGAAGAGAATCTACGAGCTGTTCCCCTCAGGACCTGGTAAAGGTGCCTGTAAGATGGCTGGTCTGCCCAAACCTACAGGTTGTGTATAA
- a CDS encoding DUF4469 domain-containing protein yields MPIQYKIIQNYLTNPPSSTARPIARKTLDYDALAKQIHLHNPTIPIDTAKAVLEAFREEVIRQLADGNTINLSGFVSFVTTLPARLDLPTDDLPPDCVDVKARPSVVLKQDVAQQAKYERLPYSKKSPDIGGAYDTNTKLQNWIRADYGFCLDGSNIGFDEADPTQGVFLTDADGHIVQQEKISLNNPSKIIITPDFGAVQATPPNVEKTIAVRSRYSKNGQLRTGEYANHLRSTNVVTAAQPKLFVVGDDTDGPLKVSSYTGEQVMCRFEAIYRADDQITLAVGPLKGSLGPEVIVPAAGGDMVLTGLDADVTVSFMDSGSYDLFVASLLSYGRYMLEVCDLSMVGGE; encoded by the coding sequence ATGCCGATTCAATACAAGATCATCCAAAACTACCTGACAAATCCTCCGTCATCCACTGCACGACCGATTGCCCGCAAAACCCTGGACTATGATGCTCTGGCAAAGCAAATCCATCTGCATAACCCGACCATCCCGATAGATACTGCCAAAGCGGTTCTTGAGGCATTCAGGGAGGAGGTGATCCGCCAGCTTGCTGACGGCAACACCATCAATCTGTCCGGGTTTGTCTCTTTTGTCACCACCCTGCCTGCTCGCCTGGATCTGCCCACTGACGACCTGCCGCCCGACTGTGTTGACGTTAAAGCCAGGCCTTCCGTGGTACTGAAGCAGGACGTAGCACAGCAGGCGAAATACGAGCGGCTTCCGTATTCAAAAAAGTCTCCTGATATCGGCGGGGCGTATGACACAAATACTAAGCTTCAGAACTGGATTCGCGCGGACTACGGGTTCTGTCTGGACGGCTCCAATATCGGCTTTGACGAAGCAGACCCGACGCAGGGCGTGTTCCTGACCGATGCTGACGGCCACATCGTGCAGCAGGAGAAGATCAGCCTCAACAATCCCTCAAAAATCATCATTACCCCTGATTTCGGCGCAGTACAGGCAACTCCCCCGAATGTTGAGAAGACCATTGCGGTGCGGTCGCGATACAGCAAGAATGGACAACTGCGCACAGGTGAATATGCCAACCACCTGCGGTCCACCAACGTGGTCACGGCGGCACAGCCCAAGTTATTTGTTGTTGGAGATGATACGGATGGGCCGCTGAAGGTGAGCAGCTATACCGGGGAGCAGGTGATGTGCAGGTTTGAGGCGATTTACAGGGCAGATGATCAGATCACCCTTGCGGTTGGCCCCCTGAAAGGATCGCTCGGCCCGGAGGTGATCGTTCCTGCGGCAGGGGGCGATATGGTGCTGACCGGTCTTGATGCGGATGTGACGGTGAGTTTTATGGACAGCGGCTCCTATGATCTGTTCGTGGCAAGCCTGCTTTCCTATGGGCGATACATGCTGGAGGTTTGTGATCTTTCAATGGTCGGAGGCGAGTAG
- a CDS encoding DEAD/DEAH box helicase yields MSVPNSTKEQLPPVQTLPLFEQFILQFISIVYEPVSTTFLGNCLAETDISIPEVHRLTSNELESTINGLRKQGYLNELNQCPPHLAEQLTRQAVTEGRFADLAALIEKNAPVSYLYGKWATRCQRALRQFRIGLYSEDFDKVDEAVTFLEQHGREHIGPEPPSVRVIARHFDAEWFGGLPGFQQFFLLNTIIKYAMDTASHFPAVIAYLEDEEGMTLSEDERVPFHRMLAGYYLLQGNFSKLETLLQDRADAFQGSGFAGTLAFLQGEVNKALELFEQDLVQLNKYAGPEGTFFFNITGLFCIFSLLIRNTEKDRILIRRSVALVLERCKGCSEEVPFRFLDAYVRSVDGTLPDMRVLTDQLKADERGISSLIAVLALYWMGVEIPEEFRTELLSLYQQAQENSFFWLAMESAELLSTLDSSQQDLAEATKKLRKKHSCTSIVHIVSTDTTSWKQSLQDLITVTSRSQKPEKTSRLVWLVHFDGENLQLSAKEQRRKGAGKWSKGRGIGLNRLMQPEDFDFLTEQDTKICAALRQVGDVNSRNGGCEFEMDEALPALIGHPYVFLEKSGSIPVEIVAGEPELMVEEKDEHLFIHFLQDIGEGKVAVWPETPTRFRIMEISDEHRRVAEIINRDEMQSEGIPISASAQMLDVIGNVASFMTVHSSINVGTAKQGVQVVEADSTIHLHIIPYGSGFRLEMFVQPFSRRGPYLKPGAGVANLMAEVNSRRMQTRRNLLLEEEKAREVEESCPILDLAVDLEQENDREWHMLDPEECLQALLELEEIRDRVVLEWPEGEKLAVRRRAGVNQLNLNIRTSQQNWFALSGHVKVDQDEVIDLKSLLDKIRESHSRFIPLGKGQFLALTQEFRDRLEDLIQFGDAKGTKDTGDDEIQVHPLAALALEDLTQQANTEADEGWREQLKRINYVQNFVPEVPSTLQAELRDYQAEGYIWMARLAHLGVGGCLADDMGLGKTLQSIAVILDRAENGPSLVIAPTSVCLNWEQEVARFAPTLTLKTLSGMDDRKAIVQNLGKRDILITSYTLLQQEVDLLETISWQTVVLDEAQSIKNAATKRSKASMRLRAKFRLITTGTPIENHLGELWNLFNFINRGLLGTYKQFNSRFGIPIEKHQDQAARRQLKKLIRPFMLRRIKSEVLDELPPRTEITLRVEMKKSEMQFYEAIRQQAIENIESNGQKSGRHLQILAEIMRLRRACCNPKLIDENSKISSSKLQVFAEVVEELLESRHKALVFSQFTGHLALIREHLDKEGISYQYLDGTTPAKERIKRVDAFQAGEGDLFLISLKAGGLGLNLTAADYVIHMDPWWNPAVEDQAADRAHRIGQKRPVTVYRLVTTDTIEEKIVQLHHEKRNLANSLLEGTDAGARISADELLELIRGS; encoded by the coding sequence ATGTCCGTGCCAAATTCAACAAAAGAGCAACTGCCTCCTGTCCAGACACTCCCCCTGTTTGAGCAGTTTATCCTTCAATTTATTTCAATTGTTTATGAACCAGTATCAACGACCTTTCTCGGCAATTGCTTAGCGGAAACAGATATTTCTATACCAGAGGTTCATCGCTTAACCAGTAATGAGCTGGAGTCGACCATCAACGGGCTTCGTAAGCAGGGATACCTCAATGAACTCAATCAATGTCCACCCCACTTGGCGGAACAACTCACCCGTCAGGCTGTCACAGAGGGACGTTTTGCAGACCTGGCCGCATTGATTGAAAAAAATGCGCCAGTTTCCTACTTATACGGGAAATGGGCCACCCGTTGCCAACGGGCTTTGCGTCAATTCCGTATTGGTCTGTACTCTGAGGATTTCGACAAAGTTGACGAGGCTGTCACCTTTCTGGAACAGCATGGCCGGGAGCATATCGGCCCTGAGCCCCCGTCAGTCCGCGTCATTGCCCGGCATTTTGACGCAGAATGGTTCGGCGGTTTGCCCGGTTTTCAGCAGTTCTTCCTGCTGAACACTATTATTAAGTACGCGATGGATACTGCCAGCCATTTTCCCGCTGTCATTGCCTATCTTGAAGATGAGGAGGGCATGACCCTGTCCGAGGATGAACGGGTGCCTTTCCACCGCATGCTGGCAGGGTATTATCTCTTGCAGGGAAATTTCAGTAAGCTTGAGACGCTGCTCCAAGACCGTGCCGATGCCTTTCAGGGCTCCGGTTTTGCTGGCACCCTTGCCTTTTTACAGGGAGAGGTCAACAAGGCCCTGGAACTCTTTGAGCAGGACCTTGTCCAACTGAATAAATACGCTGGACCGGAAGGAACCTTTTTCTTCAACATAACAGGCCTCTTTTGCATTTTTTCTCTCTTGATCCGCAACACGGAAAAAGACCGCATTCTCATCCGGCGTTCTGTTGCCTTGGTTCTGGAACGCTGCAAGGGCTGCTCGGAAGAAGTCCCCTTCCGCTTTCTTGATGCCTATGTGCGCAGTGTCGATGGCACCCTGCCAGACATGCGGGTACTGACAGACCAACTCAAGGCTGATGAACGCGGGATCAGCTCTCTGATAGCCGTTCTTGCCCTGTACTGGATGGGCGTGGAAATACCTGAAGAATTTCGCACCGAACTCCTCTCGCTCTACCAACAGGCCCAAGAAAACAGCTTTTTCTGGTTGGCTATGGAGAGTGCCGAGCTGCTGAGTACCTTAGATTCCAGCCAACAAGATCTTGCTGAGGCTACAAAAAAACTGCGTAAGAAGCACAGCTGCACCTCTATCGTCCATATTGTCTCCACAGATACCACCTCCTGGAAGCAGAGCCTTCAAGATCTTATCACGGTGACCAGCCGCTCCCAGAAGCCGGAAAAAACCAGTCGTTTGGTCTGGCTGGTCCATTTTGACGGCGAGAATCTACAGCTATCAGCCAAGGAGCAAAGGCGAAAGGGGGCAGGAAAATGGAGCAAAGGCCGGGGAATAGGCCTTAATCGACTCATGCAACCAGAGGATTTTGACTTTCTCACCGAGCAGGACACGAAAATTTGCGCTGCCTTACGCCAGGTCGGTGATGTTAACTCCCGCAATGGTGGGTGTGAGTTTGAAATGGACGAAGCATTGCCTGCCTTGATTGGTCACCCGTATGTTTTTCTTGAAAAGTCAGGAAGCATCCCTGTGGAAATTGTGGCAGGTGAGCCAGAACTGATGGTTGAAGAGAAAGACGAGCATCTTTTTATTCATTTTCTCCAGGATATCGGCGAAGGAAAGGTGGCTGTCTGGCCTGAAACTCCTACCCGCTTTCGCATTATGGAGATAAGCGATGAACACCGAAGGGTTGCTGAAATAATTAATCGCGATGAAATGCAAAGTGAGGGTATCCCGATTTCAGCAAGCGCTCAGATGCTTGATGTCATAGGAAATGTTGCCTCATTTATGACAGTCCACTCCTCCATCAATGTGGGGACAGCCAAGCAAGGCGTACAGGTTGTCGAGGCCGACTCTACTATTCATCTCCACATTATTCCGTACGGAAGCGGTTTCCGCCTGGAGATGTTTGTTCAACCCTTCTCCCGACGCGGTCCCTACCTGAAGCCCGGAGCCGGGGTTGCCAACCTCATGGCTGAAGTTAATAGCCGGAGGATGCAGACCCGAAGAAACCTGCTTCTTGAAGAGGAAAAGGCTCGCGAGGTGGAAGAGAGCTGTCCGATCCTTGACCTGGCAGTAGACCTGGAGCAGGAAAACGACCGGGAATGGCATATGCTGGACCCTGAAGAATGCCTCCAGGCCCTGTTGGAGCTGGAGGAAATTCGGGATCGGGTGGTGCTGGAGTGGCCAGAGGGAGAAAAACTGGCTGTGCGCAGACGAGCTGGAGTGAATCAACTCAACCTCAATATCCGCACCTCGCAACAGAACTGGTTTGCCCTGTCCGGCCATGTCAAGGTGGATCAGGATGAGGTTATCGACCTGAAATCCCTGCTGGATAAAATCCGTGAATCCCATAGCCGCTTTATTCCCCTGGGCAAAGGACAGTTCCTTGCGCTGACCCAGGAATTCCGGGATCGCCTGGAAGACCTGATCCAGTTCGGGGATGCCAAAGGGACTAAGGATACCGGAGATGATGAGATACAGGTCCATCCCTTGGCGGCCCTGGCTCTGGAAGATTTGACCCAACAGGCCAACACCGAGGCTGATGAGGGCTGGCGAGAGCAGCTGAAACGCATAAACTATGTGCAAAACTTCGTTCCAGAGGTTCCCTCCACCTTACAGGCAGAGTTGCGCGATTACCAGGCCGAGGGGTATATCTGGATGGCCCGCCTGGCTCACCTGGGAGTCGGTGGTTGCCTTGCAGACGATATGGGCCTTGGTAAGACCTTACAGTCCATCGCGGTCATTCTGGATCGGGCGGAAAATGGTCCCAGCCTAGTTATCGCCCCTACCTCGGTTTGTCTCAACTGGGAGCAGGAAGTGGCTCGCTTTGCCCCAACCCTGACCCTGAAAACCCTTTCCGGGATGGACGACCGTAAAGCCATTGTCCAGAACCTGGGAAAACGGGATATCCTCATCACCAGTTATACCCTGCTCCAGCAGGAGGTGGATCTCCTGGAAACAATTTCCTGGCAAACCGTGGTTCTGGATGAGGCCCAGTCCATCAAGAATGCAGCAACCAAGCGTTCTAAGGCCTCCATGCGCCTGAGGGCCAAGTTCCGGCTGATCACCACCGGTACCCCTATCGAGAACCACCTGGGAGAGTTATGGAACCTCTTTAACTTTATCAACCGTGGCCTGCTCGGTACCTATAAGCAATTCAATAGCCGCTTTGGTATCCCTATTGAAAAGCACCAGGACCAGGCGGCCCGCCGCCAGCTGAAAAAGCTGATCCGGCCCTTTATGCTCCGTCGCATTAAATCCGAGGTCCTGGATGAGCTGCCGCCTCGAACAGAGATCACCCTGCGGGTGGAGATGAAGAAATCCGAGATGCAGTTCTACGAGGCCATTCGGCAACAGGCCATCGAGAATATCGAAAGCAATGGCCAGAAGAGTGGGCGCCATCTCCAGATCCTTGCTGAGATCATGCGCCTGCGCCGGGCCTGCTGTAATCCCAAGCTCATTGACGAGAACAGCAAGATTTCCTCCAGCAAGCTTCAGGTCTTTGCCGAGGTGGTGGAGGAGCTCCTGGAGTCACGCCATAAGGCCTTGGTCTTCAGCCAGTTTACCGGCCATCTTGCCCTGATTCGGGAACATCTTGATAAGGAGGGTATCTCCTACCAGTACCTGGACGGAACCACCCCGGCAAAGGAACGCATCAAGCGCGTGGATGCCTTTCAGGCTGGCGAAGGGGATCTCTTCCTGATCAGCCTCAAGGCTGGTGGCTTGGGACTGAACCTGACGGCTGCCGACTATGTTATCCATATGGACCCCTGGTGGAATCCGGCGGTGGAAGATCAGGCTGCGGACCGCGCCCATCGTATCGGGCAGAAACGGCCAGTGACGGTGTATCGTCTGGTGACAACGGATACCATTGAGGAGAAGATCGTCCAGCTCCATCATGAAAAACGGAACCTGGCCAACTCCCTGCTGGAAGGCACCGATGCAGGGGCACGCATCAGTGCGGATGAGTTGTTGGAGTTGATTCGGGGGAGTTAA
- a CDS encoding SurA N-terminal domain-containing protein, whose protein sequence is MLNILRKQAQSPLIQILVLVIVIVFIFWGFGGNQNNRQTAVATVNKVDIPHQDYAQAYNRATDNFRQQFGGKIPPALLEQLGLQHQVLNQLIQSELMRQGGEEIGIRVSDLMVQEQIKDMEVFQEDGHFNQQRYKDLLARNRMTPAVFEESIKSDLRSQRITNDLADFALIPDNEVDRWLAYNEEEVKLAYVQLKAADFKDKVEIQDEELATWFASKKENYRSEPKIRLKYLSFKTSDDMEQVKPSEEEIQALYKERKESYKQPEQRHARHILFKTNEGDSEAVRTEKKKQAEEVLQLAHEEGSDFSELAKEYSEGPTKEKGGDLGFFSNGRMVPPFDQAVFSLQPGEISEIVETQFGYHIIKLEEIRPASVRTYEQVRDNLAVTLKKQDAKKLTFQRVTKAYEGIMRSGSLEKYSTEGEENIQTSDYFSRNKLPEDMINDPKFLDVAFSLKQGELSSIVEINGGYAILFVDDIKQPEIPELDAVREKVVADYTDEKSKELTEQAANDLLAASKELGGLQQAVQELEETKPEVKVSDFIQRSASGEDLPPNQLIQESFKMPWKQNLVQEPVQVGASYYLFEIAERRAGAEKEDVSKRDEAREKLLASARRELVASWVAGLQSRSTITTNEALLK, encoded by the coding sequence ATGCTGAATATTCTGCGCAAACAGGCTCAATCCCCCCTGATTCAGATTTTGGTGCTTGTGATCGTCATCGTTTTTATTTTTTGGGGGTTCGGCGGCAACCAGAATAACCGTCAGACTGCCGTCGCCACCGTCAACAAGGTGGATATCCCACATCAGGACTACGCCCAGGCCTATAACCGGGCTACTGACAATTTCCGCCAGCAATTCGGCGGCAAGATCCCCCCTGCCCTGCTGGAACAACTTGGTCTTCAGCATCAGGTCCTCAACCAACTGATTCAATCAGAGCTCATGCGTCAGGGTGGCGAAGAAATAGGCATTAGAGTCAGTGATCTGATGGTACAGGAACAAATAAAAGATATGGAAGTCTTCCAGGAAGATGGCCATTTCAATCAGCAACGATATAAAGACCTGCTGGCAAGAAACCGCATGACACCCGCTGTCTTTGAAGAAAGCATTAAATCTGACCTCAGATCACAACGCATAACCAATGATCTGGCAGACTTTGCCTTAATACCTGATAATGAAGTAGACCGCTGGCTCGCCTATAACGAAGAAGAGGTCAAACTTGCCTATGTGCAGCTGAAGGCAGCAGATTTTAAAGATAAAGTGGAGATACAAGACGAGGAGTTGGCAACCTGGTTTGCAAGCAAGAAAGAAAACTACCGTTCCGAGCCGAAAATCCGCCTGAAATACCTGTCCTTCAAGACAAGCGATGATATGGAGCAGGTTAAGCCAAGCGAGGAAGAAATCCAGGCTCTGTATAAGGAAAGAAAAGAGAGCTATAAACAGCCGGAGCAACGCCATGCCCGCCATATTCTTTTCAAAACCAACGAAGGCGACAGTGAGGCTGTCCGGACTGAGAAAAAGAAACAGGCCGAAGAGGTCCTTCAGCTTGCCCACGAGGAAGGGAGCGACTTCAGCGAACTGGCCAAGGAATACTCAGAAGGCCCCACAAAAGAAAAAGGTGGAGACTTGGGTTTCTTCTCTAACGGTCGCATGGTTCCGCCCTTTGATCAGGCTGTTTTCTCTCTTCAGCCCGGTGAAATCAGCGAGATCGTAGAAACCCAGTTCGGTTATCATATCATTAAGCTGGAAGAGATTCGCCCCGCATCTGTCCGCACCTATGAACAGGTCAGGGATAATCTGGCCGTCACCCTGAAAAAACAAGACGCGAAAAAACTTACCTTCCAACGAGTCACCAAGGCCTACGAAGGAATTATGCGCTCCGGCAGCCTGGAAAAATACAGCACAGAGGGTGAGGAAAATATTCAGACCTCTGATTATTTTTCCCGGAACAAACTCCCGGAAGACATGATTAACGATCCGAAATTCCTTGATGTTGCCTTCAGCCTGAAGCAGGGTGAGCTTTCCTCTATAGTGGAAATCAATGGCGGATACGCTATCCTCTTTGTTGACGATATCAAGCAACCTGAAATCCCAGAGCTTGATGCAGTTCGAGAGAAGGTTGTTGCCGATTATACCGATGAAAAATCTAAGGAATTGACAGAGCAAGCTGCAAATGACCTCCTGGCAGCAAGCAAGGAGCTGGGCGGTCTTCAACAGGCTGTTCAGGAACTTGAGGAGACAAAGCCGGAAGTAAAGGTCAGTGATTTCATCCAGCGTTCGGCAAGCGGGGAAGACCTTCCACCGAACCAGCTTATTCAGGAAAGCTTTAAGATGCCCTGGAAACAAAATTTGGTACAGGAACCTGTTCAGGTTGGGGCATCCTATTATCTCTTTGAAATCGCCGAGCGGAGAGCCGGGGCGGAAAAGGAGGATGTCAGCAAACGAGATGAGGCGAGAGAGAAACTCCTGGCATCAGCGCGAAGGGAACTTGTCGCCTCATGGGTTGCTGGCCTTCAGTCTCGCTCCACCATAACCACCAATGAGGCCTTACTCAAATAG